A stretch of the Sulfurimonas sp. HSL-1656 genome encodes the following:
- the nadA gene encoding quinolinate synthase NadA, which translates to MTDNTEELKAKIRALKAKLSVTVVAHFYQRDEVFEMGDITGDSLELAKKTMADDSEFVVFCGVGFMGQSVKVLSPEKRVVMPKIACCAMARMIDSLYYDESVKKMEAAGIAKENILPITYINSNADVKAKVGKMGGMVCTSSNAKMIIETALKEGKKILFVPDRCLGQNIANMMGLKSAVIGIDENLADADIICYDGFCSVHQLFSVDDIRFYRKKYPGILIAVHPECDPAIVAEADFTGSTSQLIKYIAELPEDQKVAVGTEFNLVNRLRPKNTYVLSSTKPECPTMNETTLEDLYNTLKSIEDGEPINEIHVDEETRKWAKVALDRMMAL; encoded by the coding sequence TTGACGGATAATACCGAAGAACTCAAAGCGAAGATCCGCGCGCTCAAAGCGAAGCTGAGCGTCACGGTCGTCGCACACTTCTACCAGCGCGACGAAGTCTTTGAAATGGGCGATATTACCGGCGACTCGCTGGAACTGGCCAAAAAGACAATGGCGGACGACAGCGAGTTTGTCGTCTTCTGCGGGGTCGGCTTCATGGGCCAGAGCGTCAAGGTACTCAGCCCGGAAAAACGGGTCGTCATGCCGAAGATCGCCTGCTGTGCCATGGCCCGGATGATCGACAGTCTCTACTACGACGAATCCGTCAAGAAGATGGAAGCGGCAGGGATCGCCAAAGAGAACATCCTGCCGATCACCTACATCAACTCCAACGCGGACGTCAAGGCCAAGGTCGGCAAGATGGGCGGGATGGTCTGTACGAGCTCCAACGCGAAGATGATCATCGAGACGGCTCTGAAAGAGGGCAAAAAGATCCTTTTCGTGCCCGACCGCTGCCTGGGCCAGAACATCGCGAATATGATGGGGCTCAAGTCCGCCGTTATCGGGATCGACGAGAACCTTGCCGACGCCGACATCATCTGCTACGACGGCTTCTGTTCCGTACACCAGCTCTTCAGCGTCGACGATATCCGGTTCTACCGCAAAAAGTACCCTGGCATCCTCATCGCCGTCCACCCCGAATGCGACCCGGCGATCGTCGCCGAAGCCGATTTTACCGGCTCGACGTCGCAGTTGATCAAATACATCGCCGAGCTGCCCGAGGATCAGAAGGTTGCCGTCGGGACCGAGTTCAACCTCGTTAACCGCCTGCGCCCCAAGAACACCTACGTCCTTTCGTCGACGAAGCCGGAGTGTCCGACGATGAACGAAACGACGCTCGAGGACCTTTACAATACCCTCAAGTCGATCGAGGACGGGGAACCGATCAATGAGATCCACGTGGACGAAGAGACACGCAAATGGGCCAAGGTCGCCCTTGATCGGATGATGGCACTGTGA